In Miscanthus floridulus cultivar M001 chromosome 5, ASM1932011v1, whole genome shotgun sequence, one genomic interval encodes:
- the LOC136452358 gene encoding SUN domain-containing protein 5-like isoform X2 translates to MSRKRREGGGGKGSGAGAVTDAVSMDGGLREVSVSVVFSVWCLLFLLRSQFLHSQTDDPSSELYEDHHGRRDSYCKPQPPQEAPPSSAPAPPGLPPQYNATTGGGNASSPEAAFVGLDEFRSRIMQGKAENDTGRPRPTDGGAAHRLEPNGAEYNYAAASKGAKVLAHNKEAKGAANILGGDKDKYLRNPCSADDKFVVVELSEETLVDTVALANLEHYSSNFRDFEVYGSMSYPTEAWELLGRFTAENAKHAQRFVLPDPKWTRYLRLRLVSHYGSGFYCILSYLEIYGVDAVERMLQDFIAGAGAGAEADASSRDRASIDLASRDADGNDTTAQQARQVHAKLDGNGSAGTGRNDTSSTAGDAKNNGSRSGDAKLPPQGKEAKPPPVAAPGSSTGRIHSDGVLKILMQKMRSLELSLSTLEEYTRELNQRYGAKLPDLQNGLSQTAMALEKMKADVHDLVDWKDSVAKDVDELKAWKSTVSGKLDDLIKENQEMRWSVEEMRGVQETLQNKELAVLSISLFFACLALFKLACDRMLCLLAGKGSREEPDAEEHARSSRAWMLVLASSSFTTLIVLLYN, encoded by the exons ATGAGCAGGAAGAGGAGAGAAGGAGGCGGCGGCAAGGGGTCGGGGGCCGGCGCCGTCACCGATGCCGTGTCCATGGACGGCGGCCTCCGCGAGGTGTCTGTCTCTGTCGTCTTCTCCGTTTggtgcctcctcttcctcctgcgATCCCAGTTCCTCCACAGCCAGACCGACGACCCTTCATCAG AGTTGTACGAGGACCACCACGGCAGGCGCGACAGCTACTGCAAG CCGCAGCCGCCCCAAGAAGCGCCGCCTTCGTCCGCGCCCGCGCCCCCAGGGCTGCCGCCTCAGTACAATGCCACCACGGGCGGCGGCAACGCGTCGTCGCCCGAGGCGGCCTTCGTTGGCCTCGACGAATTCCGCAGCCGCATCATGCAGGGCAAGGCGGAGAACGACACCGGCCGGCCCCGGCCCACGGACGGTGGTGCCGCGCACCGCCTGGAGCCCAACGGCGCCGAGTACAACTACGCCGCGGCGTCCAAGGGCGCCAAGGTGCTCGCGCACAACAAGGAGGCCAAGGGCGCCGCCAACATCCTCGGCGGCGACAAGGACAAGTACCTGCGCAACCCGTGCTCTGCCGACGACAAGTTCGTCGTCGTCGAGCTCTCGGAGGAGACGCTCGTCGACACCGTCGCGCTGGCCAACCTGGAGCACTACTCCTCCAACTTCAGGGACTTCGAGGTGTACGGCAGCATGAGCTACCCGACGGAGGCGTGGGAGCTGCTGGGACGGTTCACCGCCGAGAACGCCAAGCACGCGCAGCGCTTCGTGCTGCCGGACCCCAAGTGGACGCGCTACCTCCGCCTGCGCCTCGTCAGCCACTACGGCTCCGGATTCTACTGCATCCTCAGTTACCTCGAGATCTACGGCGTCGACGCCGTCGAGCGGATGCTGCAGGACTTCATCgctggcgccggcgccggtgccgAGGCCGACGCATCCAGCAGGGACCGCGCCTCCATCGACTTGGCCAGCCGGGACGCCGACGGCAACGACACCACCGCTCAGCAGGCGCGCCAGGTCCACGCCAAGCTGGATGGCAACGGCAGCGCTGGGACTGGGAGGAACGACACCAGCAGCACCGCCGGCGACGCCAAGAACAACGGCTCCAGGAGCGGCGACGCGAAGCTGCCGCCGCAGGGAAAGGAGGCCAAGCCCCCGCCGGTGGCGGCGCCGGGGTCGTCGACGGGGCGGATCCACAGCGACGGCGTGCTAAAGATCCTGATGCAAAAGATGCGGTCGCTGGAGCTGAGCCTGTCGACGCTGGAGGAGTACACGAGGGAGCTGAACCAGCGGTACGGCGCCAAGCTGCCGGACCTGCAGAACGGGCTCTCGCAGACAGCCATGGCGCTGGAGAAGATGAAGGCCGACGTGCACGACCTCGTCGACTGGAAGGACAGCGTG GCCAAGGACGTGGATGAGCTCAAGGCCTGGAAATCGACCGTCTCTGGCAAGCTGGACGACCTGATCAAGGAGAACCAGGAGATGAG GTGGAGCGTCGAGGAGATGCGGGGCGTGCAGGAAACGCTGCAGAACAAGGAGCTGGCGGTGCTGTCCATCAGCCTCTTCTTCGCGTGCCTGGCGCTCTTCAAGCTGGCGTGCGACCGCATGCTCTGCCTCTTGGCCGGCAAGGGCAGCAGGGAGGAACCCGACGCGGAGGAGCACGCGAGGAGCAGCAGGGCGTGGATGCTCGTGCTCGCCAGCAGCAGCTTCACCACCCTCATCGTCCTGCTCTACAATTGA
- the LOC136452358 gene encoding SUN domain-containing protein 5-like isoform X1: MSRKRREGGGGKGSGAGAVTDAVSMDGGLREVSVSVVFSVWCLLFLLRSQFLHSQTDDPSSELYEDHHGRRDSYCKVRPLEAYVLPYHNDSSTTCLSSYSQPQPPQEAPPSSAPAPPGLPPQYNATTGGGNASSPEAAFVGLDEFRSRIMQGKAENDTGRPRPTDGGAAHRLEPNGAEYNYAAASKGAKVLAHNKEAKGAANILGGDKDKYLRNPCSADDKFVVVELSEETLVDTVALANLEHYSSNFRDFEVYGSMSYPTEAWELLGRFTAENAKHAQRFVLPDPKWTRYLRLRLVSHYGSGFYCILSYLEIYGVDAVERMLQDFIAGAGAGAEADASSRDRASIDLASRDADGNDTTAQQARQVHAKLDGNGSAGTGRNDTSSTAGDAKNNGSRSGDAKLPPQGKEAKPPPVAAPGSSTGRIHSDGVLKILMQKMRSLELSLSTLEEYTRELNQRYGAKLPDLQNGLSQTAMALEKMKADVHDLVDWKDSVAKDVDELKAWKSTVSGKLDDLIKENQEMRWSVEEMRGVQETLQNKELAVLSISLFFACLALFKLACDRMLCLLAGKGSREEPDAEEHARSSRAWMLVLASSSFTTLIVLLYN, translated from the exons ATGAGCAGGAAGAGGAGAGAAGGAGGCGGCGGCAAGGGGTCGGGGGCCGGCGCCGTCACCGATGCCGTGTCCATGGACGGCGGCCTCCGCGAGGTGTCTGTCTCTGTCGTCTTCTCCGTTTggtgcctcctcttcctcctgcgATCCCAGTTCCTCCACAGCCAGACCGACGACCCTTCATCAG AGTTGTACGAGGACCACCACGGCAGGCGCGACAGCTACTGCAAGGTGAGGCCGTTGGAGGCCTACGTGCTGCCCTACCATAACGACTCCTCAACGACGTGCCTGTCCTCCTACTCGCAGCCGCAGCCGCCCCAAGAAGCGCCGCCTTCGTCCGCGCCCGCGCCCCCAGGGCTGCCGCCTCAGTACAATGCCACCACGGGCGGCGGCAACGCGTCGTCGCCCGAGGCGGCCTTCGTTGGCCTCGACGAATTCCGCAGCCGCATCATGCAGGGCAAGGCGGAGAACGACACCGGCCGGCCCCGGCCCACGGACGGTGGTGCCGCGCACCGCCTGGAGCCCAACGGCGCCGAGTACAACTACGCCGCGGCGTCCAAGGGCGCCAAGGTGCTCGCGCACAACAAGGAGGCCAAGGGCGCCGCCAACATCCTCGGCGGCGACAAGGACAAGTACCTGCGCAACCCGTGCTCTGCCGACGACAAGTTCGTCGTCGTCGAGCTCTCGGAGGAGACGCTCGTCGACACCGTCGCGCTGGCCAACCTGGAGCACTACTCCTCCAACTTCAGGGACTTCGAGGTGTACGGCAGCATGAGCTACCCGACGGAGGCGTGGGAGCTGCTGGGACGGTTCACCGCCGAGAACGCCAAGCACGCGCAGCGCTTCGTGCTGCCGGACCCCAAGTGGACGCGCTACCTCCGCCTGCGCCTCGTCAGCCACTACGGCTCCGGATTCTACTGCATCCTCAGTTACCTCGAGATCTACGGCGTCGACGCCGTCGAGCGGATGCTGCAGGACTTCATCgctggcgccggcgccggtgccgAGGCCGACGCATCCAGCAGGGACCGCGCCTCCATCGACTTGGCCAGCCGGGACGCCGACGGCAACGACACCACCGCTCAGCAGGCGCGCCAGGTCCACGCCAAGCTGGATGGCAACGGCAGCGCTGGGACTGGGAGGAACGACACCAGCAGCACCGCCGGCGACGCCAAGAACAACGGCTCCAGGAGCGGCGACGCGAAGCTGCCGCCGCAGGGAAAGGAGGCCAAGCCCCCGCCGGTGGCGGCGCCGGGGTCGTCGACGGGGCGGATCCACAGCGACGGCGTGCTAAAGATCCTGATGCAAAAGATGCGGTCGCTGGAGCTGAGCCTGTCGACGCTGGAGGAGTACACGAGGGAGCTGAACCAGCGGTACGGCGCCAAGCTGCCGGACCTGCAGAACGGGCTCTCGCAGACAGCCATGGCGCTGGAGAAGATGAAGGCCGACGTGCACGACCTCGTCGACTGGAAGGACAGCGTG GCCAAGGACGTGGATGAGCTCAAGGCCTGGAAATCGACCGTCTCTGGCAAGCTGGACGACCTGATCAAGGAGAACCAGGAGATGAG GTGGAGCGTCGAGGAGATGCGGGGCGTGCAGGAAACGCTGCAGAACAAGGAGCTGGCGGTGCTGTCCATCAGCCTCTTCTTCGCGTGCCTGGCGCTCTTCAAGCTGGCGTGCGACCGCATGCTCTGCCTCTTGGCCGGCAAGGGCAGCAGGGAGGAACCCGACGCGGAGGAGCACGCGAGGAGCAGCAGGGCGTGGATGCTCGTGCTCGCCAGCAGCAGCTTCACCACCCTCATCGTCCTGCTCTACAATTGA